From the genome of Jannaschia sp. S6380:
CATGGCGAAGGCAAAGTTCGAACGCACGAAACCGCATGTGAACATCGGGACGATTGGTCATGTCGATCACGGCAAGACGACGCTGACGGCGGCGATCACGAAGTATTTCGGTGATTTCCGGGCCTATGACCAGATCGACGGCGCGCCGGAGGAGAAGGCGCGCGGGATCACGATCTCGACGGCGCATGTGGAGTACGAGACCGAGAGCCGGCATTACGCGCATGTGGATTGCCCGGGCCATGCGGACTACGTCAAGAACATGATCACCGGGGCGGCGCAGATGGACGGCGCGATCCTGGTGGTGAACGCGGCCGACGGCCCGATGCCGCAGACGCGCGAGCACATCCTCTTGGGTCGTCAGGTCGGCATCCCGACGATGGTCGTGTACATGAACAAGGTCGACCAGGTCGACGACGAGGAGCTGCTGGAGCTCGTCGAGATGGAGATCCGCGAGCTTCTGTCGAGCTACGAGTATCCGGGCGACGACATTCCGGTGATCCCGGGCTCGGCGCTGGCGGCGATGGAGGGCAACAGCCCGGAGATCGGCGAGGAGTCGATCCGCAAGCTGATGGCGGCGGTCGACGAGTACATCCCGACGCCGGAGCGCGCGGTGGACCAGCCGTTCCTGATGCCGGTCGAGGACGTGTTCTCGATCTCGGGCCGGGGCACGGTGGTGACGGGTCGCGTGGAGCGCGGCGTGATCAACGTGGGCGACGAGATCGAGATCGTGGGCATTCGCGACACCAAGAAGACGACCTGCACGGGCGTCGAGATGTTCCGCAAGCTTCTGGATCGCGGCGAGGCGGGCGACAACATCGGCGCGCTGTTGCGCGGGATCGACCGCGAGGGCGTGGAGCGTGGGCAGGTTCTGTGCAAGCCCGGCTCGGTCAAGCCGCACACGAAGTTCGAGGCCGAGGCGTACATCCTGACGAAGGAGGAGGGCGGTCGCCACACGCCGTTCTTCGCGAACTACCGTCCGCAGTTCTATTTCCGCACGACGGACGTGACGGGGACGGTGAACCTGGCCGAGGGCACGGAGATGGTGATGCCGGGGGACAACGTGTCGTTCGGTGTTGAGCTGATCGCGCCGATCGCGATGGAGCAGGGGCTTCGCTTCGCGATCCGCGAGGGTGGCCGCACGGTCGGCGCGGGCGTGGTCAGCAAGATCGTGGAATGATCTTTCCGACACGCGACCGGGG
Proteins encoded in this window:
- the tuf gene encoding elongation factor Tu, giving the protein MAKAKFERTKPHVNIGTIGHVDHGKTTLTAAITKYFGDFRAYDQIDGAPEEKARGITISTAHVEYETESRHYAHVDCPGHADYVKNMITGAAQMDGAILVVNAADGPMPQTREHILLGRQVGIPTMVVYMNKVDQVDDEELLELVEMEIRELLSSYEYPGDDIPVIPGSALAAMEGNSPEIGEESIRKLMAAVDEYIPTPERAVDQPFLMPVEDVFSISGRGTVVTGRVERGVINVGDEIEIVGIRDTKKTTCTGVEMFRKLLDRGEAGDNIGALLRGIDREGVERGQVLCKPGSVKPHTKFEAEAYILTKEEGGRHTPFFANYRPQFYFRTTDVTGTVNLAEGTEMVMPGDNVSFGVELIAPIAMEQGLRFAIREGGRTVGAGVVSKIVE